A part of Thermococcus sp. SY098 genomic DNA contains:
- a CDS encoding SPL family radical SAM protein, with amino-acid sequence MYIRPFDPWKSKLCTCPFKYTLNVYTGCDHACIYCYITAYIPKAFKVRIKENLLLNLEKELRKFDKRFMISLSYSSDPYPTVERQLGITRKVLQLFKRYNVRCMILTKSDIFERDLDILKELKCAVGITVTTIDEEKAKALEPNAPSPKERIRALRKAKKSGIPVYARIDPIIPFYTWEDFEKTVNALSFVSHITVSTLKLRPDSWKRMKAKFPELMKKLEPLYKRGERFGGYYYLPKDFRMKILKEAKKIIEEKRITFGSCREGYYSYPTCDGSHLVPL; translated from the coding sequence ATGTATATACGACCATTCGATCCATGGAAATCAAAGCTCTGCACATGTCCCTTTAAATATACACTAAACGTTTATACAGGCTGCGATCATGCTTGTATTTACTGCTACATAACGGCATACATTCCCAAAGCTTTTAAGGTTAGAATTAAAGAGAACCTCCTTCTTAATCTTGAGAAAGAGCTTAGAAAATTTGATAAGAGGTTTATGATTTCGCTTTCCTATTCCTCTGATCCATATCCAACAGTTGAGAGGCAGTTGGGCATTACACGAAAAGTTCTTCAGCTCTTCAAAAGATACAATGTAAGATGCATGATCTTAACAAAATCAGATATTTTTGAGCGTGATTTGGACATTCTAAAAGAACTCAAATGCGCCGTAGGGATAACGGTGACAACAATAGACGAAGAAAAAGCTAAGGCATTAGAACCAAACGCTCCCTCACCTAAAGAGAGAATAAGAGCTCTAAGAAAAGCAAAAAAGAGCGGAATTCCAGTCTATGCAAGAATAGATCCAATCATACCCTTTTACACATGGGAAGATTTTGAGAAAACGGTCAATGCACTGAGCTTTGTTTCACATATAACAGTTTCTACTCTAAAGCTCAGACCAGATTCATGGAAAAGAATGAAAGCAAAATTCCCAGAGCTCATGAAAAAGCTTGAACCACTGTACAAAAGAGGAGAGAGATTTGGGGGATATTATTATCTTCCCAAAGACTTCAGAATGAAAATCTTAAAGGAGGCAAAAAAGATCATTGAAGAGAAAAGGATCACATTCGGCTCATGCAGAGAGGGGTATTATTCTTACCCTACCTGTGATGGCTCTCACTTAGTTCCTCTATAA
- the psmB gene encoding archaeal proteasome endopeptidase complex subunit beta — MEKKTGTTTVGIKVKEGVVLAADTQASLDHMVETLNIKKILPITDRIAITTAGSVGDVQMLARMLEAEARYYQFTWGRPMTAKAMANLLSNILNENKWFPYLVQIIIGGYVEEPTLANLDPLGGLIFDDYTATGSGSPFAIAILEEGYRKDMSIEEARELAIRAVRTAGKRDVYTGDRKIQVVVITKEGMREEFVEFKE; from the coding sequence ATGGAAAAGAAGACTGGAACCACAACCGTTGGAATTAAAGTTAAGGAAGGTGTTGTTTTAGCAGCTGATACTCAGGCTTCTCTCGACCATATGGTCGAAACCCTTAACATCAAAAAGATCCTCCCAATCACAGATAGGATTGCAATAACGACTGCAGGAAGCGTTGGAGATGTCCAAATGCTTGCGAGGATGCTTGAAGCAGAAGCTCGATATTACCAGTTCACATGGGGAAGGCCAATGACTGCAAAAGCAATGGCAAATCTCTTGAGCAATATTTTAAATGAAAATAAATGGTTCCCTTACCTTGTGCAGATAATTATCGGTGGATACGTCGAGGAACCAACTTTGGCGAATCTCGATCCACTTGGAGGCTTGATATTTGACGACTACACAGCAACGGGTTCAGGTTCGCCTTTTGCAATAGCGATTCTTGAAGAAGGATATAGGAAGGATATGAGCATTGAAGAGGCAAGAGAATTGGCAATTAGGGCTGTTAGAACAGCTGGCAAGAGAGACGTTTACACGGGGGATAGGAAAATCCAAGTGGTTGTAATTACAAAAGAAGGGATGAGAGAGGAGTTCGTGGAGTTCAAAGAATAA
- a CDS encoding OsmC family protein — protein MITGKVRWLGNEKFEASVEEGGKIIFGEKGISPMRTLLLAVAGCTAIDVVMILQKMREPIKDLEVEISGERREEHPRIYKKVHIHYKIYGDVNPEKAKRAIELSQNKYCSASAHLKLSGTEVTYTFEVINE, from the coding sequence ATGATAACAGGGAAAGTTAGATGGCTTGGGAATGAAAAATTTGAGGCAAGTGTTGAAGAAGGAGGGAAAATAATCTTTGGAGAAAAGGGCATCTCTCCAATGAGAACCCTCCTCTTAGCTGTTGCCGGATGCACAGCTATTGATGTTGTCATGATCCTGCAGAAAATGAGAGAACCAATCAAAGACCTCGAAGTTGAAATAAGCGGGGAAAGGAGGGAAGAACATCCGAGGATTTACAAAAAGGTTCACATCCACTATAAGATCTATGGAGATGTAAATCCAGAAAAGGCTAAACGAGCAATAGAACTTAGTCAAAACAAATATTGCTCAGCCTCGGCACATTTGAAGCTCAGCGGAACTGAAGTTACATACACATTTGAGGTCATCAATGAATGA
- a CDS encoding cyclic nucleotide-binding/CBS domain-containing protein — MMPKITVEQVLKRKAVVVKPDDSVDKVAKILAKNKVSSAVIVENEEIIGIVTDRDILDKIVAKGKNPKHIKVREIMTKNPVRIEYDYDIQDAIELMMDKGVRRILVTKLGKPIGFVTAADLLAALAMYNSEEQEVESVESETEVYGICEVCGQYGPLYKVYIGGQEKWVCENCKDSIEQ; from the coding sequence ATGATGCCAAAGATAACTGTGGAGCAAGTGCTTAAAAGAAAGGCAGTGGTTGTTAAGCCAGATGATAGTGTCGATAAGGTTGCGAAGATTCTGGCCAAAAATAAGGTTAGCAGTGCAGTGATTGTTGAGAATGAGGAGATCATTGGGATAGTGACGGACAGAGATATTTTGGATAAGATTGTTGCCAAGGGTAAAAATCCAAAACATATTAAAGTCAGAGAGATAATGACTAAGAATCCAGTCAGAATTGAATACGATTATGACATCCAAGATGCAATTGAACTCATGATGGACAAAGGTGTTAGGAGAATACTTGTTACAAAATTGGGCAAGCCCATAGGATTTGTAACTGCAGCTGACCTGCTTGCAGCTTTGGCAATGTACAACAGTGAAGAGCAGGAAGTGGAATCAGTGGAAAGCGAAACTGAGGTCTATGGTATCTGCGAAGTTTGTGGACAGTATGGGCCGCTTTACAAGGTGTACATTGGTGGGCAGGAGAAATGGGTCTGTGAGAACTGTAAAGACTCCATAGAGCAGTAA
- a CDS encoding cyclic 2,3-diphosphoglycerate synthase: MVEKKRKRVIILGAAGRDFHNFNVFFRNNPDYEVVAFTATQIPDIEGRIYPPELAGPLYPNGIPIWSEDDLEKIIKEHDIDIAVFAYSDVSHEHVMHLASRAHAAGADFWLLGPKSTMLKSSKPVIAVTAVRTGSGKSQTSRKVAKILKELGYKVAVIRHPMPYGDLRKQIVQRFATYEDLDKYECTIEEREEYEPHIDYGHVVYAGVDYEKILREAEKEADIILWDGGNNDFPFYEPDLWIVVADPHRPGHELKYHPGETNFRSADVIIINKVETAYPENVQKVRENIEKVNPNAIVIEAASPIFVDKPELIKGKRVLVVEDGPTLTHGGMKYGAGYVAAKKFGAKEIIDPRPYAVGSIVETYKKYPHLDVILPAMGYGKKQIKELEETINRADADVVVIGTPIDLRRILNINKPAVRVRYELEEIGQPKLYDILKDFVEKCEKLKKKE, encoded by the coding sequence ATGGTCGAGAAGAAAAGAAAAAGAGTTATTATTCTGGGAGCTGCTGGAAGAGATTTCCACAACTTCAACGTCTTCTTTAGAAACAACCCCGATTATGAAGTCGTAGCATTTACAGCCACGCAGATCCCAGATATTGAGGGTAGAATTTACCCACCAGAATTGGCTGGTCCTCTCTATCCAAACGGTATCCCAATCTGGAGCGAAGATGACTTAGAGAAAATCATCAAAGAGCATGACATTGACATTGCAGTTTTTGCTTACTCCGATGTATCACACGAACACGTTATGCACTTAGCCTCAAGAGCCCATGCTGCTGGTGCCGACTTCTGGCTTCTTGGACCTAAGAGCACAATGCTCAAGTCAAGCAAACCAGTTATAGCTGTTACAGCTGTCAGAACTGGTTCTGGAAAGAGCCAGACATCAAGAAAAGTTGCTAAGATTTTGAAGGAGCTTGGATACAAGGTTGCCGTCATAAGACACCCAATGCCTTATGGTGACTTGAGGAAGCAGATTGTCCAGAGGTTTGCAACCTATGAGGACCTTGACAAGTACGAATGTACAATTGAGGAGAGAGAGGAATATGAGCCACACATTGACTACGGTCATGTGGTTTATGCAGGTGTTGACTACGAGAAGATTCTCAGAGAGGCAGAGAAAGAAGCCGATATAATCCTCTGGGATGGAGGGAACAACGACTTTCCGTTCTATGAGCCAGATCTCTGGATTGTTGTAGCTGATCCACACAGACCCGGACATGAGCTCAAGTACCACCCAGGTGAGACGAATTTCCGCTCGGCCGATGTTATCATTATTAACAAGGTTGAGACAGCTTATCCAGAGAACGTGCAGAAAGTTAGAGAGAACATCGAGAAGGTTAATCCAAATGCTATCGTTATTGAAGCAGCTTCCCCAATCTTCGTTGACAAGCCAGAATTGATCAAGGGTAAGAGGGTTCTTGTCGTTGAAGATGGACCAACACTCACACACGGCGGCATGAAGTATGGAGCAGGTTACGTTGCTGCCAAGAAGTTCGGTGCTAAGGAGATTATTGACCCGAGACCATATGCCGTCGGCTCTATCGTTGAGACCTACAAGAAGTATCCACACTTAGATGTTATCCTCCCAGCAATGGGATACGGCAAGAAGCAGATTAAGGAGCTTGAGGAGACAATAAACAGAGCAGATGCTGATGTTGTTGTCATCGGAACACCAATTGATTTGAGAAGAATTCTCAACATCAACAAGCCAGCTGTTCGTGTTAGGTATGAGCTCGAGGAGATTGGACAGCCAAAGCTCTACGACATCCTCAAGGATTTCGTCGAGAAGTGCGAGAAGCTTAAAAAGAAGGAGTGA
- a CDS encoding eCIS core domain-containing protein produces MRKKSGLITLTLIVILIASFYQIRVSSIDERAKQVLQKVQEIEGEVQEIRNLSFKESPKIIVITRQEALEKWGPSEENIYELRMWEAIYKMTFLVPPSYNLTKEKKEQTASWIAATIGNKVYIIEENFLESGETAYRVVAHELTHVLQKQNFNAPYSGPTLDSTLAIRALVEGDADLVADLYCKRHHIPIEKITALYLEDPVWSLNAFPYVFGDKFVQYLYEKGGWGLVNRAYSKLPVTTQQVMNPEMYLSYTLPENVSLSVRNGGVIHEDTMGEFYVYLLLLVHNYKEKEAKEIADGWKGDKLILAQNSTSLILAWKTAWRDESSAEKFYNALKTIGDNYVKAHPEFGLSFTIKQEGRYVMFTAVRRLKNA; encoded by the coding sequence GTGAGAAAGAAATCTGGGTTAATAACATTGACATTAATCGTCATTCTTATTGCATCATTTTATCAAATTAGAGTTAGTTCAATAGATGAGAGGGCAAAACAAGTACTCCAAAAGGTTCAGGAGATTGAGGGTGAAGTTCAGGAGATTAGAAATCTCTCATTCAAAGAATCGCCTAAAATAATTGTGATCACAAGACAAGAGGCTTTAGAAAAATGGGGTCCTTCAGAGGAGAATATATATGAACTTAGGATGTGGGAGGCAATCTATAAGATGACTTTTCTTGTCCCTCCAAGCTATAATTTAACAAAAGAGAAAAAAGAGCAAACAGCTTCATGGATTGCTGCAACCATAGGGAATAAAGTCTACATCATTGAAGAGAACTTCTTGGAAAGTGGAGAAACTGCTTATAGAGTTGTTGCTCATGAGTTAACTCATGTTTTGCAGAAGCAGAATTTTAATGCTCCTTATTCTGGGCCAACTTTAGATTCAACACTCGCTATAAGGGCTTTGGTTGAAGGGGATGCTGACTTAGTCGCTGATTTATACTGCAAAAGGCACCACATCCCAATAGAGAAGATAACAGCTCTATACCTCGAAGACCCCGTTTGGAGCTTAAACGCTTTCCCTTACGTTTTTGGCGATAAATTTGTGCAGTATCTCTACGAGAAAGGTGGTTGGGGTTTGGTTAATAGGGCATACTCAAAGTTGCCAGTCACGACTCAGCAGGTAATGAACCCAGAAATGTATCTGAGCTATACATTGCCAGAAAATGTGAGTTTAAGCGTTAGAAATGGTGGGGTAATTCATGAAGACACGATGGGAGAATTCTATGTTTATTTGCTCTTACTTGTTCACAATTATAAGGAAAAAGAGGCGAAGGAGATTGCGGATGGGTGGAAGGGGGATAAGTTAATTTTGGCTCAAAACTCTACAAGCTTAATCTTAGCTTGGAAAACTGCTTGGAGAGATGAGAGCAGCGCTGAGAAGTTCTATAATGCACTCAAGACAATTGGAGATAACTACGTTAAGGCACATCCAGAATTTGGATTATCCTTTACAATTAAGCAGGAAGGTAGATATGTTATGTTTACAGCGGTTAGGAGGCTGAAGAATGCTTAG
- a CDS encoding alanyl-tRNA editing protein: protein MNELEVRTHTALHVVKGAVVKVLGEKAKWTASVYVNENHGRLTVKFDRKPTQEEIAEIERMANEKVKENVPIHVYELPREEAERRFGEDMYDLFPIPPEIKTLKVVVIENWNINACNKQHTKATGEVGRIKIKKVRFRKSKELLEISFDIL, encoded by the coding sequence ATGAACGAACTTGAAGTTAGAACTCACACTGCTCTCCATGTTGTTAAGGGTGCAGTTGTCAAAGTGCTTGGAGAAAAAGCAAAGTGGACTGCAAGCGTTTACGTTAATGAAAATCATGGAAGATTAACAGTCAAATTTGATCGAAAACCCACCCAAGAGGAAATTGCTGAAATTGAGAGAATGGCAAACGAGAAAGTTAAGGAAAACGTCCCCATTCATGTATATGAACTGCCGAGAGAAGAAGCTGAAAGGAGATTTGGCGAAGATATGTATGATTTATTTCCAATTCCTCCAGAGATTAAGACACTAAAAGTAGTTGTTATTGAAAACTGGAATATCAATGCATGCAACAAACAGCACACAAAAGCAACAGGGGAAGTTGGAAGGATAAAAATCAAGAAGGTGAGGTTCAGAAAGAGCAAAGAGTTGCTCGAAATTAGCTTTGATATTCTATGA
- a CDS encoding gamma-glutamyl-gamma-aminobutyrate hydrolase family protein: MKPIIGIVAQFDWETGALTINDMYVKRIKKAGGIPVAIPPLVGITDVLEAMDGLIFPEGPDIHPKYYGGELTTKIRNLDVQRDEFELTLIRAALERNLPILGIGRGAQALNVALGGTLYQDVVSEIPKAIKHDWTSGGRFLVHPSCKVHEVRIKTNSMLFEILKEKLNIEGTNEVFIGVNSFHHQAIRKLGDGIKPVAYADDGIIEGIEIPEKFAIGVQWLAEYMDEMQPLFDALVEKALEYKKGKIREEIKEEIIRQESETGKMAEEIVEEIIEELSESHHR; this comes from the coding sequence ATGAAACCCATTATAGGCATTGTGGCACAATTTGACTGGGAAACAGGTGCCCTTACTATAAATGATATGTATGTTAAAAGGATTAAAAAAGCTGGGGGAATACCTGTAGCAATTCCTCCCCTCGTTGGGATAACAGATGTCCTTGAGGCAATGGATGGTCTGATTTTCCCTGAGGGGCCAGATATTCATCCTAAATACTATGGGGGAGAGCTAACGACAAAAATAAGGAATTTAGATGTTCAGAGGGACGAGTTTGAACTTACTTTAATTAGAGCAGCTCTTGAAAGGAACCTTCCAATCTTGGGAATTGGGAGAGGTGCTCAAGCCCTAAACGTTGCCCTTGGAGGTACCCTCTACCAAGATGTCGTTAGTGAAATTCCAAAGGCTATAAAGCATGATTGGACAAGTGGAGGCAGGTTCTTAGTTCATCCCAGCTGTAAAGTTCATGAAGTCAGGATAAAAACCAATTCAATGCTGTTTGAGATTCTAAAGGAAAAGCTGAACATTGAAGGGACAAATGAAGTTTTTATCGGCGTTAACAGTTTCCATCATCAGGCTATCAGAAAGCTTGGAGATGGTATCAAACCCGTTGCCTATGCTGATGATGGGATAATTGAAGGCATTGAAATTCCTGAGAAGTTTGCCATCGGGGTTCAGTGGCTTGCAGAATACATGGATGAAATGCAGCCCCTTTTTGATGCCTTAGTTGAAAAAGCTCTTGAGTATAAGAAAGGCAAAATCAGGGAGGAAATAAAGGAGGAGATTATAAGACAAGAAAGTGAAACAGGAAAAATGGCAGAAGAAATAGTTGAAGAAATTATAGAGGAACTAAGTGAGAGCCATCACAGGTAG
- a CDS encoding family 4A encapsulin nanocompartment shell protein has translation MRGDLIRILSAVEEKANELKMDGFEPDIVLFGKEAYEFLKAQVDEEFGGDERITEVSGLKVRVLEELGRDAVVIDSKMLGIGLGGAKRIRIIRD, from the coding sequence ATGAGAGGGGATTTAATTAGAATCCTAAGTGCAGTTGAAGAAAAAGCCAACGAGCTCAAAATGGACGGTTTTGAACCTGATATTGTTCTCTTTGGAAAGGAAGCCTATGAGTTCTTAAAGGCTCAGGTGGATGAAGAATTTGGTGGGGATGAGAGAATCACAGAAGTTTCGGGCTTAAAGGTAAGAGTCCTTGAAGAGCTTGGTAGGGACGCTGTCGTTATAGATTCTAAGATGCTTGGAATTGGACTTGGAGGGGCGAAGAGGATAAGAATAATTAGAGATTAA
- a CDS encoding acyl CoA:acetate/3-ketoacid CoA transferase encodes MGRIVEVNEAVDEIPDNSIIAVSGFNLLVAPEYLLLKLFEHYKETGHPKNIFLEVNPIPTAPNGVLDSIMKELYNDPDQDFLSGILVTYPGWSPYLQKLIQENKIEGYTWPIGTASWFFREVARGFPGVITKVGIGTFLDGRQDAGYLNDLAKEKRRCKVQPIEINGEEYLLYTAPKPNVAFIRGTTSDEIGNITTEREGAFTDILNMAQAAKSLPSPGIVIAQVERIARFGSLHPQDVKVPAPLVDYVVIAPKEYHKQSANIQYDPRISGEIIPPAKPRVPEIPLNIRKVIARRILLEMVGIIKKLGRPILVNLGIGVPSEVAAIATEEGIQDYLFTTVESGPFGGVALGGPDFGASIGPFAIISMADQFANYEGGVIDAASLGFMQVDRHGNVNPSILPGRLPGPGGFPVISFGSPRIIFAGGFTAGKRDIRVENGQLKIIKDGSIIKFVNQVYKIVYNGKIGLERGQEVIYVTERAVFKLAKKGLVLEEVAPGVDVEKDILAKMEFEPKMSSKLEEMDKRLFLSGKMRLKEEIKKALS; translated from the coding sequence ATGGGAAGGATTGTGGAGGTAAACGAGGCAGTTGATGAAATTCCAGACAATTCAATAATAGCTGTTTCAGGATTTAACTTACTTGTTGCCCCGGAGTATCTGCTTCTTAAACTGTTCGAGCACTACAAAGAGACAGGACACCCGAAGAATATTTTCTTGGAAGTCAATCCAATTCCAACAGCCCCAAACGGTGTTCTCGATAGTATAATGAAAGAACTTTACAATGATCCAGATCAAGATTTCCTCTCGGGAATCCTTGTTACATATCCAGGCTGGTCTCCCTATCTGCAAAAGCTGATTCAAGAAAATAAAATTGAAGGATACACATGGCCTATCGGAACGGCTTCGTGGTTTTTCAGAGAAGTTGCGAGAGGTTTTCCAGGAGTTATAACAAAAGTCGGAATAGGGACGTTCCTTGATGGAAGACAAGATGCCGGGTATTTAAATGACCTCGCAAAAGAAAAGAGGAGATGTAAGGTTCAGCCGATCGAAATTAACGGAGAGGAATATCTCCTATACACCGCTCCGAAGCCAAATGTTGCATTCATAAGGGGAACAACGAGCGATGAGATTGGGAACATAACAACAGAGAGAGAAGGAGCATTTACAGACATTTTAAATATGGCTCAGGCTGCTAAATCTCTGCCAAGTCCGGGAATTGTAATAGCCCAAGTTGAAAGGATTGCAAGATTCGGCTCTCTACACCCTCAAGATGTGAAAGTTCCGGCACCTTTAGTGGATTATGTAGTCATTGCTCCAAAGGAATACCATAAGCAGAGTGCAAACATTCAGTATGACCCAAGAATTTCCGGTGAGATTATCCCTCCAGCTAAGCCAAGAGTCCCAGAGATTCCGCTAAATATTCGAAAAGTCATTGCAAGAAGAATTCTGCTTGAGATGGTTGGGATCATCAAAAAGCTCGGCAGACCAATCTTAGTCAACTTAGGAATCGGCGTCCCATCAGAGGTAGCAGCAATTGCAACCGAGGAAGGCATCCAAGATTACCTCTTCACCACAGTTGAATCAGGACCCTTTGGGGGTGTTGCATTAGGCGGACCAGATTTCGGAGCCTCAATAGGACCATTTGCTATAATTTCAATGGCAGATCAGTTTGCCAATTATGAAGGTGGTGTTATTGATGCTGCGAGCTTAGGATTCATGCAGGTGGATAGGCATGGAAATGTTAATCCTTCAATCTTGCCGGGCAGATTGCCCGGACCTGGGGGTTTTCCAGTGATATCATTCGGTTCTCCGAGAATAATCTTTGCTGGAGGATTTACTGCAGGAAAGAGGGATATCAGAGTTGAAAATGGACAATTGAAAATCATTAAAGACGGCAGCATTATCAAATTTGTAAATCAAGTTTACAAGATAGTTTATAATGGTAAAATCGGCTTAGAAAGAGGTCAAGAGGTCATATATGTAACGGAGAGAGCAGTATTCAAACTGGCGAAAAAGGGATTAGTTCTTGAGGAAGTTGCTCCAGGTGTAGACGTAGAAAAAGACATCTTGGCAAAAATGGAATTTGAGCCTAAAATGAGCTCGAAGTTGGAAGAAATGGACAAAAGGTTGTTCTTATCAGGAAAAATGAGACTGAAAGAGGAAATCAAAAAAGCACTCAGCTAA
- the thrC gene encoding threonine synthase, whose translation MLRCTACGKEYSLRKPYQRCECGEPLELELFEGFAGIGKSVWERFVQFFPFELDLDLSLGEGDTPLIRARKLSKELGIQLYLKNETLNPTWSFKDRGTFLGIHRALQLGFDKVGTVSTGNMAASVAAYASRAGLKAYILVSSNIAEEKLKQIAVYGAEIIKVRGDYGKLYYESLNLGQKLGIYFINSDDPFRIEGYKSISFEIVEEVMPDYVVVPTSSGGLIRGIIKGFLELKKSKLIDKLPMFVCVQAEGCSPIYKAFIEGKEKIERFENPHTIAHAIENPYPPSGNVVLRLLRKLNGMCVAVSDEEILKAQRVLAQDGIFAQPASATGIAAVKKLREEGRIKREERVVSILTGAGLKTLHQLERFEVRECEMKKLEDCLV comes from the coding sequence ATGCTTAGATGTACAGCTTGCGGTAAAGAGTATTCTCTGAGAAAGCCATATCAGAGGTGTGAATGTGGAGAGCCTTTAGAGCTTGAGCTTTTTGAAGGCTTTGCTGGAATCGGAAAAAGTGTTTGGGAACGTTTTGTTCAGTTCTTTCCTTTTGAACTTGACTTGGATTTAAGCTTGGGGGAGGGGGATACTCCACTTATAAGAGCAAGGAAGCTCTCAAAAGAGCTCGGAATTCAGCTTTATTTAAAAAACGAAACCCTTAATCCAACTTGGAGCTTTAAGGATAGGGGAACATTTTTGGGAATCCACAGGGCTTTGCAGCTTGGCTTTGACAAAGTTGGGACTGTTTCAACTGGCAATATGGCTGCAAGTGTTGCAGCTTATGCATCGAGAGCAGGGCTGAAAGCTTACATTCTCGTTTCTTCAAACATAGCAGAGGAAAAGCTTAAGCAGATTGCTGTTTACGGAGCTGAGATTATAAAAGTTAGAGGTGATTACGGAAAACTCTACTATGAAAGCCTTAATCTTGGACAGAAGCTTGGCATCTACTTCATAAATTCTGACGATCCATTCCGTATAGAGGGATATAAGAGTATCAGCTTTGAGATTGTTGAAGAGGTCATGCCAGATTACGTTGTAGTTCCAACAAGCTCTGGTGGTCTGATTAGAGGAATCATAAAGGGCTTCCTTGAGCTCAAAAAGAGTAAGCTTATTGATAAGTTACCAATGTTTGTTTGTGTCCAAGCTGAAGGTTGCTCACCGATCTACAAAGCTTTCATTGAAGGGAAAGAGAAAATTGAGAGATTTGAAAATCCGCACACAATAGCGCATGCAATTGAAAATCCATACCCGCCGAGCGGAAATGTTGTATTGAGGCTTTTGAGAAAGCTCAACGGCATGTGTGTTGCTGTTAGTGATGAGGAAATCCTTAAAGCTCAGAGGGTGCTGGCTCAAGACGGTATATTTGCCCAGCCAGCTTCTGCAACTGGCATAGCAGCTGTAAAAAAGCTCAGAGAAGAAGGCAGAATTAAGAGAGAGGAGAGAGTTGTCAGCATACTAACGGGAGCTGGGCTTAAAACACTGCATCAGTTGGAGAGATTTGAAGTTAGAGAATGTGAAATGAAAAAGCTGGAAGATTGTTTGGTATGA
- a CDS encoding triphosphoribosyl-dephospho-CoA synthase, translating to MERWKIIKAFTLGSLLEVMIPKPGNVNRFRDFEDLTLYHFLFGNVAVVDILYEATEVGRLIKRGDYQLSEANIGEMIKRAVQNAKAAQDANPNFGIIALEIPLVIALTISKNLYDARELVKRLIEHSTVRDAMELYKAIRIANPKGIKSGVKYDVYNENVFDELFRDRINLKRLAEISCERELIFCEWLNGYELSYKTFLRLKELTKKFSLEEAVLNAFIELLASTPDTLIIRKAGKAEAELVMRKARETLDGTLSIDELDKFLREKGDLRNPGSLADITAIALSLLILDGYKLNL from the coding sequence ATGGAGAGGTGGAAGATAATAAAAGCTTTCACGCTTGGATCTTTGCTTGAGGTTATGATTCCAAAGCCTGGCAATGTGAACCGCTTTAGAGATTTCGAGGATTTGACCCTTTATCATTTTCTCTTTGGAAATGTTGCTGTTGTTGATATCCTCTATGAGGCAACGGAGGTCGGCAGATTAATTAAGCGAGGGGATTATCAGCTAAGTGAAGCCAATATCGGAGAAATGATCAAAAGGGCAGTCCAAAATGCAAAAGCTGCACAAGATGCAAATCCCAATTTTGGTATAATAGCACTGGAGATCCCTCTTGTAATTGCTTTAACTATCTCAAAAAACCTTTATGATGCCAGAGAACTTGTAAAAAGGTTAATTGAACATTCAACAGTTAGAGACGCAATGGAGTTATATAAAGCCATAAGAATCGCCAACCCCAAAGGAATAAAGAGCGGGGTTAAATACGACGTTTATAATGAGAATGTTTTTGATGAGCTTTTCAGAGATAGAATCAACCTCAAACGCTTAGCTGAAATAAGCTGTGAAAGAGAGCTTATTTTTTGTGAATGGTTAAATGGATATGAGCTCAGTTACAAGACATTCCTGAGGCTCAAAGAATTAACCAAGAAATTCAGCCTTGAAGAAGCTGTTTTAAATGCGTTTATTGAGCTCTTAGCATCAACCCCAGACACCCTTATTATCAGAAAAGCTGGAAAGGCTGAGGCTGAACTTGTAATGAGGAAGGCAAGAGAAACACTGGATGGAACTCTCAGTATTGATGAACTGGATAAATTCCTAAGGGAAAAAGGGGATTTAAGAAATCCTGGGAGTTTAGCAGATATAACGGCAATTGCTTTGAGTTTGCTGATTCTTGATGGCTACAAACTTAATCTCTAA